The sequence below is a genomic window from Aureispira sp. CCB-E.
ATCTTATCGCAAAAATGGCATTCGAGATTTTCTGTTTATTATATCCATGCTCATTTTATCGGGATGTATAGCAGCTACCTTATGGTATTTATTTGGCTTTTCTGCTGCTACGATTACAGGAGCGTATGCAGGAAGTACCACCAATACAGCTGCTTTAGCAGGAGTAATTGATTATATGAGCAATACTTTTCCGAAGGAGCAAGCTGCAGAATTAACGCAAGAGCTGGTCGTAGGCTACTCTTTTTCTTATCCAATGGGCGTTTTAGGAGGTATTATTGCCATTATTGTTATGGAAAAAGTATTTCGGATTAATTATGAAAAAGAAAAACTAAACTTGCAGGATCATTATCCTTTGGAACAAGAACTGAAGCGCATATCTATAGAAGTAAGTGAGGTGGAGGCAACGCATATCAAACTTAGAGAGTTGTTAAAAAAACATCAATGGAAAGTTGCCTTTTGTCGGATTATACGAGATGAAAAGATGGACTTAATTAGCCGAGATACCCATTTTTTGTTGGGAGATATTTTGACTGTAGTTGGGAATCAAGAAGAGTTGACTAGGTTGAAACAAGTCTTAGGAAAAGAAACCGACTCTCTTATGGTTTACGATCGTTCTAATTTTGATACCACTAGAATTTTTGTATCAAATCCAGAAGTGGCTGGACGTTCTATTGCATCCCTAAATTTAGAGGAAAAATATTATGCTAAAATCACACGAATTAGAAGGGGAGATGTTGATATGCTGGCAAATGGGGATACGATTTTAGAGTTGGGAGATCGAATTCGATTTGTTGCACAAAGGGACGATATTAAAAAATTGTCTAAACTTTTTGGGGACTCTTATCAAGCATCTAGTAAAGTAAATCTATTTTCTTTTGGACTAGGAATTGGTTTGGGATTAATTTTAGGAACTATTGAATTAAACCTAGGATCAAGCTTTAGCTTTAAGCTAGGCTATGCGGGAGGTCCTTTAATTGTAGGACTAATT
It includes:
- a CDS encoding aspartate:alanine exchanger family transporter, which produces MIRLTMIQILAEYPLLLLFVVASLGYLIGNISIKGNSLGVAAILFTGLFFGAIDAQLQIPEIVLLLGLSIYVYSIGLSSGPAFFESYRKNGIRDFLFIISMLILSGCIAATLWYLFGFSAATITGAYAGSTTNTAALAGVIDYMSNTFPKEQAAELTQELVVGYSFSYPMGVLGGIIAIIVMEKVFRINYEKEKLNLQDHYPLEQELKRISIEVSEVEATHIKLRELLKKHQWKVAFCRIIRDEKMDLISRDTHFLLGDILTVVGNQEELTRLKQVLGKETDSLMVYDRSNFDTTRIFVSNPEVAGRSIASLNLEEKYYAKITRIRRGDVDMLANGDTILELGDRIRFVAQRDDIKKLSKLFGDSYQASSKVNLFSFGLGIGLGLILGTIELNLGSSFSFKLGYAGGPLIVGLILGALRRTGPIVWSLPYSANVTLEQIGLILLLTAIGVRSGNSFIDSFSMEGIYVFGASAVISLLTALSILFVGYKIIKLPFSFLMGMVSNQPAILDFAASRTKNRIPVFGYAMMFPLALIMKIVIAQVLFLVLH